The Solea senegalensis isolate Sse05_10M linkage group LG14, IFAPA_SoseM_1, whole genome shotgun sequence genomic sequence TTGTGAGTTAAGATTTTTGGTGGGCGGCAGAAGATTTTCAGAATTCAAATAATGCTGTGACATTCTAAAGTTTAGGAATGGCCTGGGTTCGAGCTGAAGGTGCAAGCACAGATGGTGTTTCATTGTTTGCTGGTTATgtgcaaatactgaaataaacatttacctTTGTGTAATTCCACTTGATGCTACTGCAGGAATGAAAGGAAATGACATGATCAGTGAGTAACAGTCTCTGTTATAACCTGCACACAGAaggcttttttatttaacaataagAGAAGTTTCAccccatgttttgttttagccAAAGTGGCTAATGATTCATGTGTAATTCATCACGTACTTTCCCAGAAAGCCACTTCCGTTGGGCTGCTCCTTCAGCCACTTCCACAGAGGGTGAGCGTTGGCCCCGTTCACATCGATCTTACTGAACATGTCGAACGTAACGTTGTAAGACTCGGCAAACCTCTTGATCTGAGCTTCAGTGCCAGGCtccttcaaagtaaaacaagtaaaaaacaaacaaacctcagAGCCAGTggatttacagtgtattgaaTTATACATAATACTAAGTAAGTAAGTCAGTAAAGTTTGTgtctatagcacatttaaaatacataaaaatagaaGCAATTGCAActtgtgcttttaaaataagtaaaactttaaaaagagaaaaaacaatacaacatttaaacaaGTAAATTAAagtgtgcaaaataaaacagaggtaCCTTGTCTAACCAGTGCTAAAAACCAGTGAGAAGAGTAAGTAAAGTACTAAAGTAAATAGTTTACAtttatatagtgtttttctatgaataacaactcaaagctgctttacacaacacttttgccattcacccattcactcacattcatacagtgcatataGTTTCACACGCCACTGGCAAAGGCGTCAGGAGCAAcagggggttaagtgtcttcccaaggacacatcagcatgtagactagtggagccaggaatcaaacctgCCCCCCTAAGGTACAACTACTAAACCAATGCTGGTTTCATGTACTACAATATTTACCAACCATTTTCAATTCAAGTAATGTCCTGTACAACCATGAAAACCAAAAGTATAAAGCAAGAGCAAAATATAAAAGTgacttaaaatgaaataaattaattgATAAACCATTCTAAAAAAGTGATTTCCAGTCGTGACTTTAACATCTAATATCACTTTTCCTTTGGATACACAATGAATATTAAATCTATAAAATATTCTCTCATCTTTGTCAGTAAAGAATTCACGGTGAAATTTTCTGaagacattcatttattttttccttttctcataGAAACAAAGAGCGTGTTTGTGTACCTGGTTTGCAAACTGGTTGGAGGGGAAGGCAAGGACACGTAAACCTCTCTCAGCGTACTTGGCGTGCATCTCCGCAAGCTGAGAGTAGTTTACTTGGGCTTTGCCTCATTTAGAGGCAACATtggtgatgatgacaacatcccctctgcagacacaaaacagacacacacatccatacagtTTTAGAGACTGTGGAGTCATTATGGGATGCTGCAGCAAATTTTGTGACTGACAGATTTACCTGTATTTCTCCAGGGAAACCAC encodes the following:
- the gpx4a gene encoding glutathione peroxidase 4a isoform X1, with protein sequence MRPLGVILIFGAVTSVGVAVVMILYFVLLSITSASTETATSIYDFSATDIDGNVVSLEKYRGDVVIITNVASKUGKAQVNYSQLAEMHAKYAERGLRVLAFPSNQFANQEPGTEAQIKRFAESYNVTFDMFSKIDVNGANAHPLWKWLKEQPNGSGFLGNSIKWNYTKFLIDRQGQVVKRYGPMDDPVVVERDLPQYL
- the gpx4a gene encoding glutathione peroxidase 4a isoform X2, producing the protein MRLIRSTVLFSVLLQVMSASTETATSIYDFSATDIDGNVVSLEKYRGDVVIITNVASKUGKAQVNYSQLAEMHAKYAERGLRVLAFPSNQFANQEPGTEAQIKRFAESYNVTFDMFSKIDVNGANAHPLWKWLKEQPNGSGFLGNSIKWNYTKFLIDRQGQVVKRYGPMDDPVVVERDLPQYL